A single region of the Salvia miltiorrhiza cultivar Shanhuang (shh) chromosome 8, IMPLAD_Smil_shh, whole genome shotgun sequence genome encodes:
- the LOC130998980 gene encoding uncharacterized protein LOC130998980 gives MARASNVDSNSNSFAKTICSICFEDLKPLVEDLQSISVCGHVFHELCLQQWFEYCPNVKKRSCPICKQACTNANVGRLYFQSIGDSDDCSSQKPHDCEGNPKELQREVNRLEGKVAGLSSSLEQQQKDFKEVKEELLMCSEQLKTEVALKHEALSQTATSQQLLRVKSEELDRSTLECMRFKERNMALARELATYRLAYDMDLKEDDAMKLASLGNDGGSREGNYLLIKSLDTHKKSYKELLAKCNDLGRREARCSEELENANKKIKKLKLRVRELATVVEMKENAALRVLKDQNIKLKRNSHDNQMKRPVNQTGLDDILDISFSLEKEEFPKPMSGKCTINNKVPGFTHDRNEQVRGPPSPNEDKDRLCSSTSIQGSSYKNSIPCADDNVIVEECRDPRPVPCFDGGKDDVELVNSDNKVGVSFSLSLKKSRKRHRADEVPSNIDDEVICFGDTNPVQTSVHNGKETSSSTPVSEPDTHCFTGGLLGPDGTNWHLGKWCKKAQNQGSNARAGDLIAVGADGRGGRIKVMRPLHQPSLDTKSKQSGKPSKLGAQGVLQIEHFFRKTGQ, from the exons ATGGCTCGGGCTAGCAATGTCGACTCCAACAGCAATTCGTTCGCGAAAACTATATGCTCAATTTGCTTCGAAGATCTGAAACCCTTAGTAGAAGATCTTCAATCAATCTCTGTTTGCGGCCACGTCTTTCACGAGCTCTG CCTACAACAATGGTTTGAGTACTGTCCCAATGTGAAGAAGAGGAGTTGTCCTATATGCAAACAAGCCTGCACAAATGCAAATGTTGGACGCCTTTATTTCCAGTCAATTGGTGATTCAGATGATTGTAGTTCTCAAAAGCCACATGATTGCGAGGGGAATCCTAAGGAATTGCAGAGAGAGGTCAATAGATTGGAGGGAAAAGTTGCAGGTCTTTCTTCGTCCTTGGAGCAGCAACAGAAAGACTTTAAGGAAGTTAAAGAGGAG CTCCTTATGTGCAGTGAGCAATTGAAAACTGAGGTGGCTCTGAAACATGAAGCTTTAAGTCAGACAGCAACCAGTCAGCAGTTGCTTCGTGTGAAATCTGAG GAGCTTGACAGATCAACTTTGGAGTGCATGAGATTTAAAGAGAGAAATATGGCTTTGGCAAGGGAACTTGCAACATATAGACT GGCCTATGATATGGACTTGAAAGAAGATGATGCCATGAAACTTGCTTCACTAGGAAATGATGGTGGCAGCAGAGAAGGAAATTATCTTCTAATAAAATCTTTGGACACTCATAAAAA GAGTTACAAGGAACTGTTGGCGAAGTGCAATGATTTAGGAAGACGAGAGGCTCGGTGCAGTGAAGAACTTGAGAATGCTAATAAAAAGATTAAGAAGCTGAAG CTGAGGGTCCGAGAACTTGCGACTGTTGTTGAAATGAAGGAGAATGCTGCTCTGAGAGTGCTAAAAGATCAAAATATTAAACTCAAGAGGAATTCACATGATAATCAAATGAAGAGACCTGTAAATCAGACTGGTTTAGATGATATCCTAGACATATCATTTAGTTTGGAGAAAGAAGAATTCCCCAAGCCTATGAGTGGAAAATGCACAATCAACAATAAGGTACCTGGATTTACTCATGACCGGAATGAACAAGTCAGAGGCCCTCCCTCACCAAATGAAGATAAGGATAGACTGTGCTCCTCTACTTCAATACAAGGATCCTCGTACAAAAATTCAATACCATGTGCTGATGACAATGTAATTGTTGAAGAATGCCGTGATCCAAGACCAGTCCCATGCTTTGATGGTGGGAAAGATGATGTAGAATTGGTAAACTCTGACAACAAAGTTGGAGTATCTTTCTCTTTGTCTTTGAAAAAGAGTAGAAAGAGGCATCGGGCCGATGAAGTTCCATCCAACATAGATGATGAGGTGATATGCTTTGGGGACACTAATCCAGTTCAAACCTCAGTACATAATGGAAAAGAGACTAGTTCATCCACTCCAGTTTCTGAACCTG ATACCCATTGCTTCACTGGTGGTTTACTCGGCCCTGATGGAACCAATTGGCACTTGGGGAAATGGTGCAAGAAAGCTCAGAACCAAGGATCAAATGCAAGAGCAGGCGACTTAATCGCAGTTGGAGCTGATGGCAGAGGTGGCCGAATCAAGGTTATGAGACCTCTTCATCAACCATCACTG GATACTAAATCCAAGCAAAGTGGCAAACCAAGCAAGTTGGGGGCACAAGGAGTCTTGCAGATTGAGCATTTCTTTCGAAAGACTGGTCAATGA
- the LOC130998975 gene encoding WRKY transcription factor 22 — MEDDWDLHAVVRGCAAATSNTRSLQALYGHQQACSSFSASSFQDLLEPRRNGGVREGLIDLYNYKPLFPNSEIPFSLPVSTISALVGSQDPPPPQTQLRPKHHSFSVSNASKTSASHSPTPRSKRRKTHTKKVCHVAAENLSSDVWSWRKYGQKPIKGSPYPRGYYRCSTSKGCMARKQVERNRSDPGMFIVTYTAEHNHPMPTHRNSLAGSTRNKPADPIGTSFSPEVSPATSLSPAAEKLESSREEELAEDDDDGVFSVSEMALDDDFFAGLEDFTAADPDCASGHLQFPWLSTSATTTTTAGGG; from the exons ATGGAAGATGACTGGGATCTCCACGCCGTCGTCAGAGGCTGCGCCGCCGCCACGAGCAACACCAGATCCCTTCAAGCTCTCTACGGTCATCAGCAGGCTTGCAGCAGCTTCTCCGCCTCCAGCTTCCAAGATCTGCTCGAGCCCAGACGAAACGGCGGCGTTCGAGAAGGCCTGATTGATCTCTACAATTACAAACCCCTTTTCCCCAACTCGGAAATCCCATTCTCTTTGCCGGTTTCAACCATCTCCGCCCTCGTAGGATCGCAGGATCCGCCACCGCCGCAAACGCAGCTCCGCCCAAAGCACCACTCTTTCTCTGTTTCTAATGCCTCGAAAACTAGTGCCTCTCACTCTCCCACCCCAAGGTCCAAAAGAAG aaAGACCCACACCAAGAAGGTTTGCCACGTGGCTGCCGAGAATTTATCTTCCGACGTGTGGTCGTGGAGGAAATACGGCCAGAAGCCCATTAAAGGCTCTCCATATCCAAG gggTTATTACAGATGCAGCACCTCAAAAGGTTGTATGGCGAGGAAGCAAGTGGAGCGGAATAGATCCGACCCGGGAATGTTCATCGTGACCTACACGGCCGAGCACAACCACCCCATGCCCACCCACCGGAACTCCCTCGCCGGCAGCACCCGCAACAAGCCGGCGGACCCCATCGGCACTTCTTTCTCGCCGGAGGTTTCGCCGGCGACAAGCCTCTCGCCGGCGGCGGAGAAGCTGGAGAGCAGCAGGGAGGAGGAATTGGCGGAGGACGACGACGACGGCGTGTTCAGCGTCTCGGAGATGGCGTTGGACGACGATTTCTTCGCCGGTTTGGAGGACTTCACGGCGGCGGATCCTGACTGCGCCTCCGGCCACTTGCAGTTCCCCTGGCTGTCGACTAGCGCAACCACTACCACCACCGCCGGCGGCGGTTGA
- the LOC130998982 gene encoding uncharacterized protein LOC130998982 gives MASIASTVQAPPPAAAALSRRSISGARPVSAAFSAWPRAAGLRLAPKARQIHVAKAGKSRISCAAAQPETLQVVRNTIAKQLSVEECTVTPQTKFADLGADSLDTVEIMMALEEKFGVSVGEGGAESIATVQDAADLIEKVKAAAA, from the coding sequence ATGGCTTCGATTGCTTCCACCGTACAAGCTCCTCCGCCCGCCGCTGCCGCCCTCAGCCGCCGCTCCATTTCCGGCGCCAGACCCGTCTCCGCCGCGTTCAGCGCCTGGCCGAGGGCGGCGGGGCTGAGACTGGCGCCCAAAGCCCGTCAAATCCACGTGGCGAAGGCCGGAAAGTCGAGGATTTCGTGCGCCGCCGCGCAGCCGGAGACGCTGCAGGTGGTGCGGAACACGATCGCGAAGCAGCTGTCGGTGGAGGAGTGCACGGTCACGCCGCAGACCAAGTTCGCCGATCTCGGCGCCGACTCCTTGGACACGGTGGAGATCATGATGGCGCTGGAGGAGAAGTTCGGGGTTTCCGTCGGAGAGGGCGGCGCCGAGAGTATCGCCACCGTGCAGGACGCCGCCGACTTGATCGAGAAAGTCAAGGCTGCCGCAGCTTAA